A portion of the Halobacillus ihumii genome contains these proteins:
- a CDS encoding sugar phosphate isomerase/epimerase family protein yields MKLGVFTVLFADKSFEDMLDHVKNAGLKAVEIGTGGYPGTAHCNVDELLESEEKRVEFLDKVNSRGLTISAFSCHGNPISPDKQFAQESHESFVKTVKLASLLDVPVVNTFSGTPGGTETDKSPNWPVTPWPAEYSDVLEWQWNEKLIPYWKEQGKFAEEHGIKVGLELHAGFLVHTPYTMLKLREATSDAIGANLDPSHLWWQGIDPVAAIKILGNAGAIHHFHAKDTYIDQDNVNMYGLTDMQPYSEVKTRAWSFRSVGYGHGIQEWSNIVSALRTYGYDHVISIEHEDPIMSISEGFNQAVKNLKAVNIEEPPADMWWA; encoded by the coding sequence ATGAAACTGGGCGTATTCACAGTCCTTTTTGCTGATAAATCCTTTGAGGATATGCTCGATCATGTAAAAAATGCTGGTTTGAAAGCAGTCGAAATCGGAACAGGCGGTTATCCAGGTACAGCACACTGTAACGTGGATGAACTGCTCGAAAGTGAGGAGAAACGTGTCGAATTCCTGGACAAAGTTAACTCACGTGGATTGACGATCAGTGCATTTAGCTGTCACGGCAATCCAATTTCTCCGGATAAACAATTTGCACAAGAGTCTCATGAGTCCTTTGTGAAAACGGTGAAGTTAGCAAGTTTACTTGATGTTCCTGTTGTTAATACGTTTTCAGGCACACCAGGTGGAACGGAAACAGACAAATCCCCGAATTGGCCTGTCACTCCATGGCCAGCGGAGTATTCAGATGTATTGGAATGGCAATGGAATGAGAAGCTGATTCCGTATTGGAAGGAACAAGGAAAATTCGCTGAAGAACATGGTATCAAGGTAGGACTGGAACTGCATGCTGGATTTCTTGTTCATACACCGTACACGATGTTAAAACTGCGCGAAGCTACAAGTGACGCCATAGGAGCAAACCTTGATCCGAGTCATCTGTGGTGGCAAGGGATCGATCCTGTTGCAGCTATTAAAATCTTAGGTAATGCCGGAGCTATCCATCATTTCCATGCGAAGGATACGTACATTGATCAGGACAATGTAAACATGTATGGTTTAACAGACATGCAGCCATATTCTGAAGTGAAAACACGTGCTTGGAGTTTCCGCTCAGTTGGCTATGGACACGGTATCCAGGAATGGTCTAATATTGTTAGTGCACTTCGCACTTATGGATACGATCATGTGATCAGCATTGAGCATGAAGATCCGATTATGTCAATTAGTGAAGGCTTTAATCAAGCCGTGAAAAATTTAAAAGCAGTAAATATTGAAGAGCCTCCAGCTGATATGTGGTGGGCCTAA
- a CDS encoding Gfo/Idh/MocA family protein: MNKLKMGIIGVGGIAQQRHIPAFAGMEEKVELTAVQDVNNDRAKSVAEMFDIPHVFENYQQLFEVVDAVTICTPNKFHSEIAVAALNAGVHVLCEKPMAITTEECEAMIEAARQNDRLLSIAYHYRYMPEAKLAKEAIFNGEIGDPLVTRVQAMRRRKVPGWGVFTNKDLQGGGSLIDFGCHLLDLALWLLDDPKPVEVIGKTYNRLSKTPGQVNDWGAFDHKTFNVDDHVSSYIMFEDGMSMQFECSWAANIKEDQTSLSISGADGGMDVYPFELYQTKYGTVWNTQAKLPEENLSPGFLQADNFVDSCLGNSEQIVKPEQALRVTQLIEAIYESSETGTSIKLV, encoded by the coding sequence ATGAATAAATTGAAGATGGGAATTATCGGTGTTGGCGGCATCGCCCAACAGCGACATATTCCAGCATTTGCTGGAATGGAGGAGAAAGTAGAGCTGACAGCCGTCCAGGATGTTAACAACGACCGTGCTAAATCCGTGGCGGAAATGTTTGATATTCCTCACGTTTTTGAAAATTACCAGCAACTATTTGAAGTGGTTGATGCAGTGACAATTTGTACTCCAAATAAATTTCATTCAGAAATTGCTGTAGCTGCATTAAACGCTGGAGTTCACGTTCTGTGTGAAAAACCAATGGCGATTACTACTGAAGAGTGTGAGGCTATGATTGAGGCAGCTCGCCAAAATGATCGACTGCTTTCGATTGCTTATCACTATCGTTATATGCCTGAAGCTAAGTTAGCAAAGGAAGCCATTTTTAATGGAGAAATAGGAGATCCACTCGTCACTCGCGTGCAGGCAATGCGTCGTCGTAAAGTGCCAGGCTGGGGTGTATTTACCAATAAAGATTTACAAGGAGGCGGCAGCTTGATTGACTTTGGCTGCCACTTGCTTGATCTGGCTTTATGGCTGCTCGACGATCCGAAGCCTGTGGAAGTCATCGGAAAAACTTATAATCGATTGAGCAAAACGCCAGGTCAGGTTAATGACTGGGGCGCTTTTGACCATAAGACATTTAATGTGGATGATCATGTTTCGAGTTACATCATGTTTGAAGATGGGATGTCCATGCAATTTGAATGCTCATGGGCCGCAAACATCAAAGAGGACCAAACTTCCTTGAGTATTTCAGGAGCAGATGGGGGAATGGATGTCTATCCATTTGAACTCTATCAAACGAAATATGGAACGGTATGGAATACCCAGGCTAAATTACCCGAAGAAAATCTTAGTCCGGGATTTTTACAAGCAGATAATTTTGTCGACAGCTGTCTCGGGAATTCCGAACAGATCGTCAAACCAGAACAGGCATTACGGGTGACACAGTTAATAGAAGCCATCTATGAAAGTAGTGAAACAGGGACGAGTATTAAACTAGTCTGA
- a CDS encoding LacI family DNA-binding transcriptional regulator — protein MSVTIKDVAKQANVAPSTVSRVISNSPRISEKTKRKVRKVMDELGYHLNLNARVLVRQSTQTIGIVMKNSASHSFENPFFSELLRGISQACHENDYSINLTTGESEEEIFNDVVKMVQGKRVDGVIVLYSKKDDKVVPYLMEHDFPFVMVGKPVIDSSNVMYVDNDNVQACRDATNHLINLGHDKVALLGGGSDFEVDKARLEGFKYAMNEYKLNLPDGYITNIDTGNSKRMQAIHELMDLPQPPTALVVTDDINALKVMAVLQERNMKMPEDVSIVSFNNTMLAKLSNPPLTTVDTNSYQLGYESSNSLIHLLDDPGMLKRSVIVPTTIVERQSCSRKMTPNMD, from the coding sequence GTGTCGGTCACCATAAAAGATGTTGCGAAACAAGCAAATGTAGCTCCTTCCACGGTCTCGCGTGTCATATCTAACAGCCCAAGAATTAGTGAAAAAACGAAACGCAAAGTCCGGAAAGTGATGGATGAGCTGGGCTACCATCTGAATTTGAATGCACGCGTTCTCGTTAGACAATCCACGCAAACCATCGGGATCGTGATGAAGAATTCTGCAAGCCACTCATTTGAAAATCCTTTTTTCTCGGAATTGCTCCGGGGGATAAGCCAGGCTTGTCATGAAAACGATTATAGTATCAATTTGACAACTGGTGAATCAGAAGAAGAAATTTTTAACGATGTTGTTAAAATGGTTCAGGGAAAGCGCGTTGACGGAGTGATTGTTCTTTATTCCAAAAAGGATGACAAAGTTGTTCCTTATTTAATGGAACATGACTTTCCGTTTGTCATGGTTGGTAAACCAGTTATTGACTCATCCAATGTGATGTATGTGGATAACGATAATGTTCAGGCCTGTCGGGACGCAACCAATCATTTAATTAACCTTGGCCATGACAAGGTCGCCCTCCTCGGTGGAGGGTCCGATTTTGAAGTGGACAAAGCGCGATTGGAAGGTTTCAAATATGCCATGAATGAATATAAGTTGAACCTGCCGGATGGTTATATAACAAATATTGATACTGGAAATAGCAAGAGGATGCAAGCAATCCATGAATTAATGGACCTGCCGCAACCGCCTACTGCTTTAGTAGTCACAGACGATATTAATGCACTAAAAGTAATGGCTGTATTACAAGAACGAAACATGAAGATGCCCGAGGATGTTAGTATCGTAAGCTTTAACAATACAATGCTTGCTAAATTGTCCAATCCTCCGCTGACAACAGTTGATACCAACTCTTATCAGCTTGGATATGAATCCAGTAATAGCTTGATTCACCTCCTCGATGATCCTGGCATGTTAAAGCGCAGTGTTATTGTTCCTACCACAATTGTGGAAAGGCAATCGTGCAGCAGGAAAATGACCCCCAATATGGATTAA
- a CDS encoding carbohydrate ABC transporter permease: MKKNTEKRNLLSIEVLGIILGLIWIAPFYLMIVNAFKTKREIFSGVLGLPETLNLDNFVQAFIDLEFLKSLFNSVLITGLSIVVIILFSSMAGYALARNKSKLSGVLFLIFVAAMLIPFQSVMIPLVSIFGQANMLNAAGLIFMYLGFGCSLSIFLYHGAMTGVSKTMDEAAIIDGANRFQLFWYIIFPLLKPISVTVGILNTIWIWNDYLLPSLVLSEANATIPLKMFFFFGQYTKQWHLALAGLTIAIIPVIIGYFFAQKQIIKGVSEGAVK; this comes from the coding sequence ATGAAAAAGAATACCGAAAAGCGAAATTTACTCTCAATCGAAGTCCTTGGTATTATTCTTGGATTGATCTGGATTGCCCCGTTCTACTTAATGATTGTGAATGCATTTAAAACGAAGCGTGAAATTTTCAGCGGCGTCCTAGGGCTGCCAGAAACGCTGAACTTAGATAACTTTGTCCAAGCTTTTATTGATTTGGAATTCCTGAAATCGTTATTCAACTCAGTACTGATTACGGGGTTAAGTATTGTCGTTATCATTCTGTTTTCGTCGATGGCCGGCTATGCTTTAGCTCGAAACAAGAGTAAACTGAGCGGTGTGTTGTTTCTGATTTTCGTAGCCGCCATGCTGATTCCGTTCCAATCGGTGATGATTCCGCTCGTCTCGATTTTCGGCCAAGCAAACATGTTGAATGCCGCCGGCTTAATCTTTATGTATCTTGGATTTGGCTGCAGCTTATCGATCTTCCTTTACCATGGAGCGATGACGGGGGTATCCAAAACGATGGATGAAGCAGCGATCATTGATGGGGCCAACCGGTTTCAACTGTTCTGGTATATCATTTTCCCATTATTAAAGCCGATTTCAGTGACCGTGGGCATTTTGAACACGATTTGGATCTGGAATGACTACTTGTTGCCATCTTTGGTCTTAAGTGAAGCGAATGCCACGATTCCGCTGAAAATGTTCTTTTTCTTCGGGCAATATACGAAGCAGTGGCACCTGGCGCTGGCAGGACTGACGATCGCGATTATTCCTGTAATCATCGGGTACTTCTTTGCACAGAAACAAATTATTAAAGGGGTTTCTGAAGGTGCTGTTAAATAG
- a CDS encoding YesL family protein encodes MKNSSGLAGGFFAISEWIMRFSLSNLLWALFNLPIGLLLLSLLYLENGSGALYLAVPLVVLLPILFFPATTALFAKAREWVRNEEDVGTTQSFFSHYKNNYKTSLLSGLIFVILWGVLAADIYYFSSRNSMLMNLFLVLGILLFVWTLNFFSVAVHYHMKLGALLKHSFLITIGSPLLFIAVAISAGIILYISLYMFQVIIPLFTGSLVSFLAFSAYYRLHLKLSNKTL; translated from the coding sequence GTGAAGAATAGTTCAGGATTAGCAGGAGGATTTTTCGCTATAAGTGAGTGGATTATGCGTTTCTCTTTATCTAATTTATTATGGGCTCTGTTTAATCTGCCTATCGGGCTCCTCCTTCTCAGCCTGTTATACTTAGAAAACGGTTCAGGGGCACTGTATCTTGCTGTCCCGCTCGTTGTTCTGCTTCCGATTTTATTTTTCCCAGCGACGACCGCTTTGTTTGCGAAAGCACGCGAATGGGTTAGAAATGAGGAAGATGTAGGAACAACTCAATCATTCTTTAGTCACTATAAAAATAATTACAAGACGAGTTTATTGAGTGGATTGATTTTCGTGATTTTGTGGGGAGTTTTAGCCGCAGATATTTATTATTTTTCAAGCCGGAACAGCATGCTGATGAATCTGTTCTTGGTTTTGGGCATTCTATTATTTGTATGGACTTTAAACTTTTTCTCTGTTGCGGTTCATTATCATATGAAACTAGGAGCATTATTAAAGCATTCTTTCCTTATTACAATTGGAAGCCCGCTTTTGTTTATAGCTGTGGCTATTAGTGCAGGAATCATTCTTTATATCAGTCTTTATATGTTTCAGGTGATTATCCCGCTCTTTACAGGTTCGCTCGTTTCCTTTTTAGCATTTTCCGCATATTATAGATTACATTTGAAACTATCAAATAAAACATTATAA
- a CDS encoding Gfo/Idh/MocA family protein, with product MANLKVAIIGCGSIAQNRHLMEYEANKQVDITAVCDIVEERAMVTAEAFGARSYTDYEDLLSKENVDAVSVCLPNYLHAPVSIAALNAGAHVLCEKPMATSSEEAEEMINTAERNGKKLMIAHNQRFVASHQKARQLIEAGEIGKVYSFRTTFGHGGPEGWSADGTDSWFFKKDQAFIGAMGDLGVHKADLLRYLLGEEFVDVAGFIENNAKEGISVDDNAVCILRSESGVVGTLTASWAYRPEEDNSTIIYGEKATLRLEDDPQYSLIAQYATGEVVKYELGQIQSNEEGGQTNTHVIDHFVESIIEDKTPLIDGCEGKRSLEIILGALQSGETRKISKLEK from the coding sequence TTGGCTAATTTGAAAGTAGCGATTATCGGGTGTGGAAGTATTGCACAAAATCGTCATTTAATGGAGTATGAAGCGAATAAACAAGTAGATATTACGGCCGTTTGTGACATTGTAGAAGAGCGTGCTATGGTTACAGCTGAAGCTTTTGGGGCTCGCTCCTATACAGATTATGAAGATCTTTTATCAAAAGAAAACGTAGATGCTGTAAGTGTTTGTCTGCCAAACTATTTGCATGCCCCCGTTTCCATTGCTGCGTTAAACGCGGGAGCTCATGTGTTATGCGAAAAACCGATGGCAACATCTTCTGAAGAAGCAGAAGAAATGATTAACACAGCAGAGCGTAACGGTAAAAAGTTGATGATTGCCCACAATCAAAGGTTCGTAGCCTCTCATCAAAAGGCCCGCCAGCTGATTGAAGCTGGAGAGATAGGAAAAGTGTACAGCTTCCGTACGACATTTGGCCATGGAGGACCCGAAGGATGGAGTGCTGATGGAACAGATAGCTGGTTCTTTAAAAAAGACCAGGCGTTTATTGGAGCTATGGGAGATCTTGGTGTACATAAAGCGGATTTACTGCGCTATTTACTAGGGGAAGAATTTGTTGATGTAGCAGGTTTTATTGAAAATAACGCCAAAGAGGGAATTTCGGTGGATGATAACGCGGTTTGTATTCTGCGTTCCGAATCTGGAGTTGTCGGTACTTTAACAGCAAGCTGGGCTTATAGGCCAGAAGAAGACAACTCTACTATTATATATGGTGAGAAAGCTACATTACGTTTAGAAGATGACCCTCAGTACTCGCTTATTGCTCAATACGCGACCGGGGAAGTTGTAAAGTATGAGCTCGGCCAAATTCAATCAAATGAGGAAGGCGGTCAGACGAATACACATGTGATAGATCACTTTGTTGAAAGTATTATTGAGGACAAAACCCCTCTGATCGATGGCTGCGAAGGAAAACGTTCTCTTGAAATTATTCTAGGGGCACTGCAATCAGGGGAGACGCGTAAAATTTCAAAGTTAGAGAAGTGA
- a CDS encoding tetratricopeptide repeat protein: MVAQVHTVDLFSELTNALRNYNQEESTQLLADLEREFPDSSETTNNEEICAKYVLTSRYYLQYGDIQAAYSMLLKARNHKYYVSEDILYMYAYVSAMYEMKRKNYPKSLEWYTYAEQYLPYNKDPLETADFYHKKAALYYYMENAIQSSISLEQAIRIYKSNPALYSIKIADCELIQGLNYIDLKQYDLAEELFHSSLSHDNEREKPKLRTAIYHNLALLYSKKNLPTTSLRYIYKSLEYKDLHPDLENAYYLLTKELLKSGEVGKGKHFCHKGLKLDNQLQSSLYTLLRELYIENTANEALLHKALSFLQKREKWITTEEYADNIASYYLDRNDFRLASKYFNISLQAKNMSYGRC, from the coding sequence ATGGTTGCTCAAGTACATACGGTTGATTTGTTTAGCGAACTTACAAATGCGTTAAGAAACTATAATCAGGAAGAAAGCACTCAATTGTTAGCTGATTTAGAAAGAGAGTTTCCAGATTCATCCGAGACCACAAACAATGAGGAAATCTGTGCAAAATATGTGTTAACCTCACGTTACTACCTTCAATATGGAGATATTCAAGCTGCGTACTCTATGCTATTGAAGGCAAGAAACCATAAATACTATGTCAGTGAAGATATCCTTTATATGTATGCATACGTCTCAGCTATGTATGAAATGAAAAGGAAAAACTATCCTAAATCACTGGAATGGTACACTTATGCTGAACAATACCTTCCCTATAATAAGGATCCGCTTGAAACAGCTGACTTCTACCATAAAAAGGCAGCTTTATATTATTACATGGAAAATGCCATTCAATCTTCAATCTCTTTAGAACAGGCTATTAGAATTTACAAGAGTAACCCTGCTCTATATTCGATCAAAATTGCTGATTGTGAATTGATTCAGGGATTAAATTATATTGACCTAAAACAGTATGACTTGGCTGAAGAATTGTTCCATTCTTCCCTAAGTCACGATAATGAAAGAGAAAAGCCTAAGTTAAGAACTGCTATTTATCATAATCTGGCATTACTTTACTCAAAGAAAAATTTACCTACCACGTCACTTAGGTATATATATAAATCCCTTGAATATAAAGATTTGCACCCTGACCTTGAAAATGCCTACTATCTTTTAACAAAGGAACTGCTAAAAAGCGGAGAAGTTGGTAAAGGTAAGCATTTTTGTCACAAGGGTTTAAAATTAGACAATCAATTACAATCTTCCTTATATACGTTATTAAGAGAACTTTATATAGAAAATACAGCTAATGAAGCATTACTACATAAAGCATTATCATTTCTTCAGAAACGAGAGAAATGGATCACGACCGAAGAGTATGCAGATAATATTGCTTCGTACTACCTGGATAGAAATGATTTCAGATTAGCAAGCAAATATTTCAATATTTCTCTACAAGCAAAAAATATGAGTTATGGGAGGTGTTAA
- a CDS encoding immune inhibitor A domain-containing protein — translation MKKNSRIVTSALALTLALAPFSSSVLANSGTVQSDVHKTHAHEKGGAPFDVAIANEERLIEMLKESGKISENATPEEAKQVLNKYLEAKSEAAANKAKTEDKGKMAKEKAEKQAKLTDNAKNNSMTNGKGNKLGQASKLQSVEKEAWNGETRTDNVLVLLIEYPDKPHNSMSESETDMYYEGENAYSKAHYEDMLFGDGGWIGPDGKTYVSMKQYYEKQSGGSYSVEGTVAGWYTADHPAAYYGANDPAPDGSDVNARGLVKEALNAAASDPNVNLSNFDEWDRYDLDGDGDFLEPDGLVDHLMVIHSGVGEEAGGGSLGSDAIWSHRWNLAQPTAIEGTEATVDYWNGQMAAYDYTIEPEDGAVGVMAHEFGHDLGLPDEYDTQYSGAGEPVAYWSIMASGSWAGDIPGTMPTGFSPYAKEMLQGTAGGNWLTGTEISMSEVTEQGFEVLLDEGVTKGTNNDAVKVTLPDKKTVINEPVSGQYEYFSGSDNSLTNTMTKTVDLSNAASAELTFQAWYDIETNWDYAYVTVNGEPIEGAITTDENPHGNNLGNGITGSSDGWKEVTFDLSAFAGEKVEVGFKYKTDAAAILPGFYADDISIEADGEEIVFDDAEGDSSFELSGFTKEDGIKMSEHYYLLEWRSHNGVDRGLANLRRGDSLMEYDPGLVVWYVDNKYTENWTGFHPGEGFLGVVDADQKAIYWSDGTVASTRYQVHDAAFTLDKKDKMFIDYSDLLGRTMKDNHTKRIPLFDDSENWLNEGLVDAGRNVPEYGLNFRVAGQSKDGTVGKVLIYK, via the coding sequence TTGAAAAAGAATAGTAGAATTGTTACCTCAGCCTTGGCTCTTACTCTAGCATTAGCCCCATTTAGTTCTAGTGTATTAGCTAATTCAGGCACAGTTCAGTCCGATGTACATAAGACACACGCTCATGAAAAAGGGGGAGCACCTTTTGATGTAGCGATCGCGAACGAGGAACGATTGATTGAGATGTTAAAGGAAAGCGGGAAGATCTCGGAAAATGCCACACCAGAAGAAGCAAAACAAGTCCTGAATAAATACTTAGAAGCAAAATCTGAAGCTGCGGCTAATAAAGCCAAAACAGAAGATAAGGGGAAAATGGCTAAAGAGAAGGCAGAAAAACAAGCTAAGCTAACAGACAATGCTAAAAACAACAGCATGACAAATGGTAAAGGAAACAAATTAGGACAAGCAAGTAAATTACAGTCTGTTGAAAAGGAAGCCTGGAATGGTGAAACACGTACTGACAATGTCCTCGTATTGTTGATTGAATACCCGGACAAGCCACATAATTCAATGTCGGAAAGTGAAACAGATATGTATTATGAAGGTGAAAATGCCTATTCAAAAGCACATTATGAAGATATGCTATTTGGTGATGGCGGCTGGATCGGTCCAGACGGCAAAACCTATGTATCTATGAAACAATACTATGAAAAACAATCTGGCGGAAGTTATTCCGTTGAAGGAACGGTGGCAGGATGGTACACAGCCGACCACCCGGCTGCTTATTACGGTGCAAACGATCCAGCTCCTGATGGCAGTGATGTCAATGCACGTGGTCTAGTTAAAGAAGCATTGAATGCTGCTGCAAGTGATCCTAACGTAAATTTAAGTAATTTTGACGAATGGGATCGCTATGATCTGGATGGAGATGGAGACTTTTTAGAGCCGGATGGTTTAGTTGACCATCTTATGGTAATTCATTCTGGTGTAGGTGAGGAAGCTGGCGGCGGTTCATTAGGATCAGATGCAATTTGGTCCCACCGTTGGAATCTTGCACAACCTACTGCGATTGAAGGAACAGAAGCGACAGTTGATTACTGGAACGGACAAATGGCCGCTTACGATTATACAATTGAGCCGGAAGATGGTGCCGTAGGTGTTATGGCTCACGAATTCGGACATGATCTAGGTCTGCCGGATGAGTATGATACACAGTACTCTGGAGCCGGTGAACCAGTAGCTTATTGGTCAATTATGGCAAGTGGAAGCTGGGCAGGAGATATTCCTGGTACGATGCCAACAGGTTTCAGTCCATATGCAAAAGAAATGCTGCAAGGAACTGCTGGTGGAAACTGGCTGACTGGTACTGAAATCAGTATGAGTGAAGTAACAGAACAAGGTTTTGAAGTGCTTCTGGATGAAGGTGTAACAAAAGGTACTAATAATGACGCTGTGAAAGTAACTTTGCCGGATAAGAAGACAGTTATTAATGAACCTGTCAGTGGTCAATATGAATACTTCAGCGGCAGCGACAACAGTCTGACGAACACGATGACAAAAACGGTTGACCTATCAAATGCTGCTAGTGCCGAGTTGACCTTCCAGGCATGGTATGACATTGAAACAAATTGGGATTATGCTTATGTGACCGTTAATGGTGAACCTATTGAAGGTGCGATTACAACAGATGAGAATCCGCACGGAAATAATTTGGGCAATGGGATTACAGGTAGTTCAGATGGCTGGAAAGAAGTAACCTTTGATCTTTCTGCATTTGCAGGGGAAAAAGTAGAAGTCGGATTTAAGTATAAAACCGATGCGGCTGCTATTCTACCAGGTTTCTATGCTGACGATATTAGTATCGAAGCTGACGGAGAAGAAATTGTTTTTGACGATGCAGAAGGTGATAGCAGTTTCGAGTTAAGCGGATTTACTAAGGAAGATGGAATCAAGATGTCCGAGCATTATTATCTGCTAGAATGGCGCAGTCATAACGGTGTCGACCGCGGACTTGCTAACCTGCGTCGCGGAGACAGTCTAATGGAATATGATCCAGGCTTGGTTGTATGGTATGTAGATAACAAGTACACGGAAAACTGGACAGGTTTCCACCCAGGCGAAGGCTTCCTTGGAGTAGTCGATGCGGATCAGAAAGCAATTTACTGGAGTGACGGTACGGTTGCTTCTACTCGCTACCAGGTGCACGATGCTGCGTTCACCTTAGACAAGAAGGATAAAATGTTCATAGACTACAGTGATCTTCTCGGAAGAACTATGAAAGATAACCATACGAAGCGCATCCCATTATTTGATGACAGTGAAAACTGGCTGAATGAAGGGTTGGTTGATGCGGGACGTAATGTTCCTGAGTATGGGTTGAACTTCCGTGTTGCTGGTCAAAGTAAAGATGGTACTGTAGGAAAAGTGCTTATTTATAAATAA
- a CDS encoding carbohydrate ABC transporter permease — MHNRNIWFWLFLTPVILGLGLVVVVPFIYGFIFSFTDWNGITATKFIGLQHYINLFQEDEFMASIWFTVKFAIITVILLNIMGLGLALLVTRNIKSNNLLRTVFFMPNLIGGLILGFIWQFIFVSVFEDIGMLLGVESLTGWLSTTSTGFWGLVILTAWQMAGYIMIIYIAYLENIPKDLIEAAKIDGANGFQRFKNITFPLVAPAFTVSMFLTLSMAFKIYDQNLSLTNGGPFNSTQMVAMEIVRTAFSDQQMAFAQAKAVIFFLIVAVIALTQVYYNKKREVEM, encoded by the coding sequence ATGCACAATCGCAATATATGGTTCTGGCTCTTTCTCACTCCGGTTATTTTAGGGTTGGGACTGGTGGTCGTCGTTCCATTCATTTATGGATTTATTTTTTCCTTCACAGACTGGAACGGGATTACCGCAACGAAATTTATCGGACTACAACACTATATCAATCTATTTCAAGAAGATGAATTCATGGCATCGATTTGGTTTACCGTGAAGTTTGCTATCATAACCGTGATCCTGCTCAATATTATGGGGCTCGGATTGGCGCTGCTTGTAACACGTAATATCAAAAGTAACAACTTACTGCGAACGGTCTTTTTTATGCCGAACTTAATCGGCGGCCTGATTCTCGGGTTCATTTGGCAGTTTATCTTTGTCAGTGTATTCGAGGACATCGGAATGCTGCTCGGCGTCGAATCTTTAACAGGCTGGCTGTCGACGACCAGCACCGGTTTTTGGGGGCTCGTCATTCTCACAGCCTGGCAGATGGCTGGTTACATTATGATCATTTACATCGCCTACTTAGAAAACATTCCGAAAGACTTGATCGAAGCGGCCAAAATCGACGGTGCCAACGGATTCCAGCGGTTCAAGAACATTACCTTTCCCCTGGTGGCCCCGGCATTTACGGTCAGCATGTTCCTGACGTTGTCCATGGCGTTTAAAATCTATGATCAGAACTTATCGCTGACAAACGGGGGACCGTTCAACTCCACCCAAATGGTCGCGATGGAAATTGTTCGGACAGCCTTCTCAGATCAGCAAATGGCCTTTGCTCAGGCGAAAGCGGTTATTTTCTTCTTAATCGTGGCGGTCATTGCGCTGACACAAGTGTATTACAACAAGAAACGGGAGGTTGAGATGTAA
- a CDS encoding ThuA domain-containing protein, whose amino-acid sequence MNITVWNEFRHEKENQVVTDIYPEGIHSAIAEFLEGDGHVVKTATLDEEEHGLTDEVLENTDVLVWWGHKAHDEVQEEIAEKVKQRVLDGMGLVVLHSAHFSKVFKKLMGTSCDLKWREADDRERMWVVDPTHPITEGLGEYIEIEKEEMYGEHFDIPTPEELIFVSWFEGGEVFRSGATFKRGRGKIFYFRPGHETYPTYYNKEVQQVIRNGVKWADNGGTPKNVYGNSQPLENISEK is encoded by the coding sequence ATGAACATTACAGTATGGAATGAATTTCGTCATGAAAAAGAAAACCAAGTGGTAACAGACATTTATCCGGAAGGAATTCACTCTGCAATTGCAGAATTTCTTGAAGGGGATGGGCATGTTGTAAAAACAGCTACCCTTGATGAAGAAGAGCATGGTTTAACAGATGAAGTACTTGAAAATACGGATGTACTTGTATGGTGGGGGCATAAAGCACATGATGAAGTACAGGAGGAAATTGCTGAGAAAGTGAAACAGCGCGTTTTAGATGGAATGGGATTAGTTGTTTTACATTCCGCTCATTTTTCCAAAGTCTTCAAGAAATTGATGGGTACTTCGTGTGATTTGAAATGGCGTGAGGCGGACGACCGTGAACGTATGTGGGTAGTAGATCCGACACACCCGATCACAGAAGGTCTTGGAGAATACATTGAAATTGAAAAAGAAGAAATGTACGGGGAACATTTTGATATTCCGACGCCTGAAGAGCTTATATTTGTCAGCTGGTTTGAAGGCGGAGAAGTATTCCGAAGTGGAGCTACCTTTAAACGCGGCCGGGGTAAAATATTTTACTTCCGTCCTGGACATGAGACGTATCCAACTTACTACAATAAAGAAGTTCAACAAGTGATTCGTAATGGTGTGAAGTGGGCTGACAATGGGGGAACACCGAAGAACGTATACGGAAACTCACAGCCATTAGAAAATATTTCTGAAAAGTAG